A stretch of Rhizobium glycinendophyticum DNA encodes these proteins:
- a CDS encoding AAA family ATPase, whose translation MAESSDSGLPQTIDAVIDLLAEEDYLAGRPLATVLFLALRMKRPLFLEGEAGVGKTEVAKVLAKALDRPLIRLQCYEGLDVASAVYEWNYPAQMLEIRMAEASGLSDRSRLESDIFSERYLIRRPVLQALKSTGGRAPVFLIDELDRTDEAFEAFLLEVLSDFQVTIPEFGTVKAAEPPIVIVTSNRTREVHDALKRRCLYHWVDYPAAAEELAIIRRKVPGCNEQLSSQIVAYVQKLRTIDLFKNPGIAETIDWATALTELDRLALDPETIGDTLGTLLKYQEDIARIQGSEGQALLSEVKADLLAAAV comes from the coding sequence ATGGCAGAAAGCTCGGACTCGGGACTGCCGCAGACGATCGATGCTGTCATCGATCTGCTCGCGGAGGAGGATTATCTGGCCGGTCGGCCACTCGCCACGGTGCTGTTTCTGGCGCTCCGGATGAAGCGGCCGCTGTTTCTCGAAGGCGAGGCCGGCGTTGGCAAAACCGAGGTCGCCAAGGTGCTGGCCAAGGCGCTCGATCGGCCGCTGATCCGCCTGCAGTGTTACGAAGGCCTGGATGTCGCATCCGCTGTCTATGAGTGGAACTACCCGGCTCAGATGCTCGAAATCCGTATGGCGGAAGCGAGCGGCCTTTCCGACCGCTCACGGCTGGAGAGCGACATCTTTTCCGAACGATACCTGATCCGTCGTCCGGTGCTGCAGGCGCTCAAATCCACAGGCGGCCGCGCCCCCGTTTTCCTGATCGACGAGCTGGATCGGACCGACGAGGCTTTCGAGGCCTTCCTGCTCGAAGTACTCTCGGACTTTCAGGTCACGATCCCCGAATTCGGAACGGTAAAGGCGGCCGAGCCGCCGATCGTCATCGTCACGTCAAACCGGACGCGTGAGGTGCATGACGCCTTGAAGCGGCGCTGTCTCTATCACTGGGTAGATTATCCCGCCGCTGCCGAGGAACTGGCGATTATCAGGCGCAAGGTGCCCGGCTGCAATGAGCAGCTGTCGAGCCAGATCGTCGCCTATGTGCAGAAGCTGCGCACCATCGATCTCTTCAAGAACCCCGGCATTGCGGAAACCATCGACTGGGCAACGGCGCTGACTGAGCTAGACAGGCTGGCACTTGATCCGGAGACGATCGGGGATACACTGGGTACGCTGTTGAAATACCAGGAAGACATTGCCCGCATTCAGGGCAGCGAGGGCCAAGCGCTTTTGTCCGAGGTGAAGGCCGATCTGCTGGCGGCGGCGGTGTGA
- a CDS encoding flavin reductase: MSLERLDPASYREAMSHYAGHVQVVTSEHRGVRRGVTITAACSVSDNPPTVLVCLNNGNPSNDVLFESGFFALNSLAAHHETLAGAFAGFGKLSSEERFALGSWRSLQTGAPVLDDALAAFDCRVVDRKVTATHTVLFGEVLAIQIGPKQPALIYLDRGFHTL, encoded by the coding sequence TTGAGTCTTGAACGTCTGGATCCGGCCTCCTACCGCGAAGCCATGAGCCATTATGCCGGCCATGTGCAGGTGGTGACATCAGAGCATCGGGGCGTGCGGCGTGGCGTCACGATCACTGCGGCCTGCTCCGTCTCCGACAATCCGCCAACGGTGCTCGTCTGCCTGAACAATGGCAATCCCAGCAATGATGTCCTGTTCGAAAGTGGTTTTTTCGCGCTGAATTCTCTTGCCGCTCACCACGAGACGCTCGCTGGCGCCTTTGCCGGCTTTGGCAAACTTTCCTCGGAAGAGCGTTTTGCCCTCGGCAGCTGGCGGAGCCTCCAAACCGGTGCACCCGTGCTCGACGATGCGCTTGCGGCCTTCGACTGCCGGGTGGTGGATCGCAAGGTGACGGCTACCCACACCGTGCTCTTCGGCGAGGTTCTTGCCATCCAGATCGGTCCCAAACAGCCGGCGCTCATCTATCTGGACCGGGGCTTTCACACGCTGTAA
- a CDS encoding branched-chain amino acid ABC transporter substrate-binding protein, whose protein sequence is MKRLLLTGVMTAFACMPALAEPLTLAVVAPKSGLFDVLGEQVRQGAHLAADRLSISLVDIDESCTEGSGPKIAEEIRKAGARAAIGFLCSESLVGGLQPLAEAGIPAITLSVRWKGLMEDAGKEGWPFFRLAPDSDAEAKKLSEIILRDWAGDAVALLDDGTIRGRELADAIRGSLEESGLKPVFTDTFRPGQEQQIALVRRLQKAGATRIFIGGDRNDVAVIARDARAENLSVTILGGDAMRAADEPVPLEDGVLAVGLDETPQGPVSEALTAELAEKKVVAEGYVLPAHAAVTILADAAGISSAMGTPLPDALVGTSFETVMGTVTFGDDHELSENPYRLLEWKGDAFVAVPDKTQ, encoded by the coding sequence ATGAAACGACTTCTGCTGACCGGCGTCATGACCGCCTTCGCCTGCATGCCGGCCCTTGCCGAACCTTTGACACTGGCTGTCGTTGCACCGAAGTCCGGCCTCTTCGACGTGCTGGGCGAGCAGGTCCGGCAAGGTGCGCATCTCGCAGCCGACCGGCTGTCGATCTCCCTCGTCGACATCGATGAAAGCTGCACGGAAGGCAGCGGCCCGAAGATTGCCGAAGAAATCCGCAAGGCAGGCGCCAGGGCGGCGATCGGCTTCCTTTGCAGCGAAAGCCTTGTCGGCGGGCTTCAGCCGCTGGCAGAGGCCGGCATCCCTGCCATCACCCTATCGGTGCGCTGGAAGGGCCTGATGGAAGATGCCGGCAAGGAAGGCTGGCCCTTCTTCCGGCTTGCGCCCGACAGCGATGCGGAAGCAAAGAAGCTCTCCGAGATCATCCTGCGCGACTGGGCGGGCGATGCCGTGGCACTCCTCGACGACGGCACCATCCGGGGGCGCGAACTTGCGGATGCCATTCGGGGCAGCCTCGAGGAAAGCGGTCTCAAACCGGTATTCACCGACACGTTCCGCCCGGGCCAGGAACAGCAGATTGCCCTCGTCCGGCGCCTGCAGAAGGCGGGCGCAACACGGATCTTCATCGGGGGCGATCGCAATGATGTCGCGGTTATTGCCCGCGACGCCAGGGCGGAAAATCTGTCTGTGACCATTCTCGGCGGGGATGCCATGCGCGCAGCCGATGAACCGGTTCCCCTGGAAGACGGCGTTCTTGCCGTGGGCCTCGATGAGACGCCGCAGGGACCCGTCTCGGAAGCGCTGACTGCGGAACTTGCGGAGAAGAAGGTCGTCGCCGAAGGCTATGTCCTGCCAGCCCATGCCGCCGTCACCATCCTCGCCGATGCCGCCGGCATCTCCTCGGCGATGGGCACGCCCCTGCCAGACGCCTTGGTCGGCACCTCCTTCGAGACGGTCATGGGGACCGTTACCTTCGGCGACGATCACGAGCTGAGCGAGAACCCTTACCGTCTGCTCGAATGGAAAGGCGACGCCTTCGTCGCCGTGCCGGACAAGACGCAGTAG
- a CDS encoding SDR family NAD(P)-dependent oxidoreductase yields MAKFAIITGGSSGIGRHLVSAFIKQGYDVAFTHLGQPEASTAVEADAVALGGRAIGRECEVAGSAAIEAFLDETIAWAGQAPDVLINNAGIQTWASLLELSEERWDAVISTNLKGTFLNTQRVARRMVAAGKRGSIVNLGSGCNKLAFPKLVDYTASKGGIEQLTKVSACELGPQGIRVNCIAPGAIETARTQAEAPDYAKTWGDVTPLRRVGTPEDIAGPVLFLCSEQASFVTGQTIWVDGGVFTQAFWPYRD; encoded by the coding sequence ATGGCCAAATTCGCGATCATCACCGGCGGCAGTTCGGGCATCGGGCGGCATCTCGTCTCGGCCTTCATCAAGCAAGGCTATGACGTCGCTTTCACCCATCTTGGCCAGCCGGAAGCGTCAACTGCGGTCGAAGCGGACGCGGTCGCACTTGGTGGTCGGGCAATCGGCCGCGAATGCGAAGTTGCGGGTAGTGCCGCCATCGAAGCCTTTCTGGATGAAACGATTGCCTGGGCAGGGCAGGCGCCGGATGTGCTGATCAACAATGCCGGCATCCAGACCTGGGCCTCGCTGCTCGAACTTAGCGAAGAGCGCTGGGATGCCGTGATCAGCACCAATCTGAAGGGCACCTTCCTCAACACACAGCGCGTAGCCCGACGCATGGTGGCGGCCGGCAAGCGCGGTTCGATTGTCAATCTCGGCTCCGGCTGCAACAAGCTCGCCTTCCCGAAGCTCGTCGACTACACGGCGTCGAAGGGTGGGATCGAGCAGCTAACCAAGGTGTCGGCCTGCGAACTGGGTCCGCAGGGCATCCGTGTCAATTGCATCGCGCCCGGTGCCATCGAGACGGCCCGGACCCAGGCTGAAGCCCCTGACTATGCCAAGACCTGGGGCGACGTGACGCCGCTTCGTCGCGTCGGCACGCCCGAGGATATCGCAGGGCCGGTGCTGTTCTTGTGCTCCGAACAGGCCTCGTTCGTCACGGGGCAAACCATCTGGGTCGATGGGGGCGTCTTCACCCAGGCGTTCTGGCCCTATCGCGACTGA
- the rpe gene encoding ribulose-phosphate 3-epimerase, which translates to MTRPLLISPSILAADFSRLGEEVRDVVDAGAEWVHLDVMDGHFVPNISFGPAIIKALRPWTKAVFDCHLMIAPADPYLAAFADAGCDVITVHAEAGPHLHRSLQTIRALGKKAGVSLNPATPLSAIEHVMDDLDLILIMSVNPGFGGQKYIPAMTDKIAKAHALIGNRPITLEVDGGVTADNAAEIAKAGANALVAGSAIFKGKGVDDYRKTVDLLRKAAESGRG; encoded by the coding sequence ATGACACGCCCCCTGCTGATCTCCCCCTCCATTCTCGCTGCCGACTTCTCTCGCCTCGGCGAAGAAGTCCGGGATGTCGTCGATGCCGGCGCCGAATGGGTGCATCTCGATGTCATGGACGGACATTTCGTGCCGAACATTTCCTTCGGCCCGGCGATCATCAAGGCGCTGCGCCCCTGGACCAAGGCCGTTTTTGACTGCCATCTGATGATCGCCCCCGCTGATCCCTATCTTGCGGCCTTTGCCGACGCGGGATGCGACGTGATCACGGTGCATGCCGAAGCCGGCCCGCATCTGCACCGTTCGCTGCAGACCATCCGCGCGCTCGGCAAGAAGGCTGGCGTGTCGCTCAATCCGGCAACGCCACTCTCGGCAATCGAGCATGTGATGGATGATCTCGACCTGATCCTGATCATGAGCGTCAATCCTGGCTTCGGCGGCCAGAAATACATCCCCGCCATGACCGACAAGATTGCCAAGGCGCATGCCCTGATCGGCAACCGCCCCATCACTCTTGAAGTCGATGGCGGCGTGACGGCCGACAACGCGGCAGAGATCGCAAAAGCCGGCGCCAATGCGCTGGTTGCAGGGTCTGCCATCTTCAAGGGCAAGGGTGTGGACGACTATCGCAAGACCGTAGATCTGCTGCGCAAGGCGGCGGAGAGCGGACGCGGATGA
- a CDS encoding DUF2259 domain-containing protein produces the protein MRTRLSAVAILLLTAFAASAGDVAEMRPLGYSPDGRFFAFEQFGEQDGSGLPYAEIQVIDTETDTYVEGTPVEVMVRREEASIGEARRRSLSQAKALLESRKIGDDPGHLVAFSPIGELTEKPQELRYQAFPSFYVSDGVYRMSLQQFDAKGAELCGKMNVNVRGFALSIADDSKPEAKREAYRDKSVPKSRNCPSAYAIGGVVTPGSGSTAPHMVMVQVVSLGFEGSNLRWLAIPVKP, from the coding sequence ATGAGAACGCGCCTCTCCGCCGTCGCAATACTGCTCCTGACGGCCTTTGCAGCGAGCGCTGGCGATGTGGCTGAGATGCGGCCGCTTGGTTATTCCCCCGACGGACGGTTCTTTGCCTTCGAGCAGTTTGGCGAACAGGACGGATCCGGTCTCCCCTATGCCGAAATTCAAGTGATCGACACCGAAACGGATACCTATGTCGAAGGCACGCCGGTCGAGGTTATGGTCCGTCGGGAAGAGGCCTCGATCGGCGAGGCGCGGCGGCGAAGCCTGAGCCAGGCAAAGGCGCTGCTAGAGAGCCGCAAGATCGGTGACGACCCCGGACATCTCGTCGCCTTTTCCCCAATTGGCGAACTCACAGAAAAGCCGCAGGAGTTGCGGTATCAGGCCTTCCCGAGTTTCTACGTTTCGGACGGCGTCTATAGAATGTCTCTGCAGCAATTCGATGCCAAGGGCGCGGAACTCTGCGGAAAGATGAATGTCAACGTTCGCGGATTTGCGCTCTCCATTGCCGATGACTCCAAGCCCGAGGCAAAACGTGAAGCCTACCGGGACAAGAGCGTGCCGAAGAGCCGCAACTGCCCGAGCGCCTATGCCATCGGCGGTGTCGTCACACCGGGGTCGGGGTCTACGGCGCCGCACATGGTCATGGTCCAGGTAGTCTCGCTCGGCTTCGAAGGCAGCAATCTGCGCTGGCTCGCCATTCCGGTGAAGCCTTGA
- the purB gene encoding adenylosuccinate lyase, whose translation MIPRYSRPEMVAIWSPETKFRIWFEIEAHACDALAELGVIPKESARMIWEKGGAAEFDVARIDEIEAVTKHDVIAFLTHLAEFIGPDSRFVHQGMTSSDVLDTTLNIQLVRAADILLADMDRVLAALKTRAFEHKDTVRIGRSHGIHAEPTTMGLTFARFYAEMARNRTRLVNARAEVATGAISGAVGTFANIDPRVEEHVCEKLGLIAEPISTQVIPRDRHAMFFATLGVIASSIENVAIEIRHMQRTEVLEAEEFFSPGQKGSSAMPHKRNPVLTENLTGLARLVRMSVVPALENVALWHERDISHSSVERAIGPDTTITLDFALNRLAGVIEKLVIYPENMLKNMNKFKGLVMSQRVLLALTQAGVSREDSYRLVQRNAMKVWEKGADFLEELLGDAEVRAALSEEDIREKFDLGYHTKHVDTIFNRVFG comes from the coding sequence ATGATCCCGCGTTACTCCCGGCCGGAAATGGTCGCCATCTGGTCCCCCGAAACCAAATTCCGCATCTGGTTCGAGATCGAGGCCCATGCCTGCGACGCCCTCGCCGAACTCGGCGTCATCCCGAAGGAATCCGCCCGGATGATCTGGGAAAAGGGTGGCGCCGCCGAGTTTGACGTTGCCCGCATCGACGAAATCGAGGCCGTCACCAAGCATGATGTCATCGCCTTCCTCACCCATCTCGCCGAGTTCATTGGCCCTGATAGCCGTTTCGTCCACCAGGGCATGACCTCGTCCGACGTGCTCGACACCACGCTCAACATCCAGCTGGTGCGCGCCGCGGACATTCTGTTGGCCGACATGGACCGCGTGCTGGCGGCCCTCAAGACCCGTGCCTTCGAACACAAGGACACTGTTCGCATCGGCCGCAGCCACGGCATCCATGCCGAGCCGACGACGATGGGCCTGACCTTCGCCCGCTTCTATGCCGAGATGGCGCGCAACCGCACCCGTCTCGTCAATGCCCGCGCTGAAGTCGCAACCGGCGCGATCTCTGGCGCGGTCGGCACCTTCGCCAATATCGATCCGCGCGTCGAAGAACATGTCTGCGAAAAGCTCGGCCTCATCGCCGAGCCGATCTCGACCCAGGTCATTCCGCGTGACCGTCACGCGATGTTCTTTGCGACCCTCGGCGTCATCGCGTCGTCGATCGAAAACGTCGCCATCGAAATCCGCCATATGCAGCGCACGGAAGTGCTGGAAGCCGAAGAATTCTTCTCGCCCGGCCAGAAGGGCTCGTCGGCCATGCCGCACAAGCGCAACCCGGTGCTGACTGAAAACCTCACCGGCCTTGCCCGTCTGGTGCGCATGTCGGTCGTCCCGGCCCTGGAAAATGTGGCGCTGTGGCACGAGCGGGACATCAGCCATTCGAGCGTCGAGCGCGCCATCGGCCCCGACACGACGATCACGCTCGATTTCGCTCTGAACCGCCTTGCCGGCGTCATCGAGAAGCTGGTGATCTACCCCGAGAACATGTTGAAGAACATGAACAAGTTCAAGGGCCTCGTTATGAGCCAGCGCGTGCTGCTTGCGTTAACGCAAGCCGGCGTGTCGCGCGAAGACAGCTACCGTCTGGTCCAGCGCAACGCGATGAAGGTCTGGGAAAAAGGCGCTGACTTCCTCGAGGAACTGCTGGGCGACGCCGAAGTGCGCGCGGCACTCTCCGAGGAGGATATCCGCGAGAAATTCGACCTCGGCTATCACACGAAGCACGTCGACACGATCTTCAACCGCGTCTTCGGTTGA
- a CDS encoding DUF2189 domain-containing protein codes for MSSFHVLTNPAGLLERPDIRRISVADVFDALAKGYDDFREKPSHYAFVALIYPLAGAIMIAWSAGAELLPMVYPLLTGFALLGPLLALGLMEISRRRERGEDASWAQVPSILKSPSLPSLLMMSIGLLLIFMVWLFLARGLYDTMISDNLAPGVFNFMSGVFNHPNATAFLIWSNGLGFVLALVALVVSIVAFPLLLDRDVGAVTAVSTSIRASLANPVPVAVWGLLVAGLLAIGMATLMVGLVIIVPVLGHATWHLYRKLVVARPRV; via the coding sequence ATGTCGTCTTTTCATGTTTTGACTAACCCGGCCGGACTTCTGGAGCGGCCCGACATCCGCCGGATTTCGGTGGCTGACGTGTTCGATGCGCTTGCCAAAGGCTATGACGATTTTCGCGAGAAGCCGTCGCATTATGCATTCGTGGCCCTGATCTATCCGCTCGCGGGCGCTATCATGATCGCCTGGAGCGCCGGTGCCGAGTTGTTGCCGATGGTCTACCCCTTGCTGACGGGCTTTGCCCTGCTCGGCCCGCTTTTGGCGCTGGGCCTCATGGAGATCAGCCGTCGGCGCGAACGTGGCGAAGATGCAAGCTGGGCCCAGGTGCCGTCGATCCTGAAGTCGCCTTCGCTGCCGTCTCTTTTGATGATGAGCATCGGCCTGCTTCTGATTTTCATGGTCTGGCTGTTCCTCGCGCGTGGTCTCTACGACACGATGATCAGCGATAATCTCGCGCCCGGCGTGTTCAATTTCATGTCCGGTGTCTTCAACCATCCCAATGCCACAGCATTCCTGATCTGGAGCAACGGTCTGGGCTTCGTGCTGGCACTGGTGGCTCTGGTTGTGAGCATCGTGGCTTTCCCGTTGTTGCTGGACCGCGATGTCGGCGCTGTCACCGCCGTTTCCACCTCTATCCGGGCGAGCCTTGCCAACCCGGTGCCGGTTGCTGTCTGGGGGCTCTTGGTTGCAGGACTGCTTGCCATTGGCATGGCGACGCTGATGGTGGGGCTGGTGATCATCGTGCCGGTGCTGGGACACGCCACCTGGCACCTCTATCGCAAGCTGGTAGTGGCGCGACCGCGCGTCTGA
- a CDS encoding RBBP9/YdeN family alpha/beta hydrolase, with amino-acid sequence MKVSDVDILIVPGYTNSGPDHWQSRWEQKLSTARRVEQAEWSKPVREDWVARVVEEVNASTRPVVLVAHSLGVPTVIHAIPELKQKVAGAFLVAPPDVANPEIRPKHLMTFGPYPRDPLPFPSITIASRNDPFGEYAHAEDIANAWGSMLIDAGESGHLNADSGHGPWPEGTMVFAQFLSRL; translated from the coding sequence ATGAAAGTCTCAGACGTCGATATCCTCATCGTTCCCGGTTACACCAATTCCGGACCCGACCATTGGCAGAGCCGGTGGGAGCAGAAGCTGTCGACCGCGCGTCGCGTGGAACAGGCGGAATGGTCTAAGCCAGTTCGCGAAGACTGGGTCGCCCGTGTCGTTGAGGAAGTTAACGCCTCAACGCGGCCGGTCGTACTCGTTGCCCATTCACTGGGCGTGCCGACAGTGATCCATGCGATTCCGGAACTGAAGCAGAAAGTGGCCGGCGCCTTCCTCGTCGCCCCGCCCGACGTCGCGAACCCTGAAATCCGTCCGAAGCACCTGATGACCTTCGGCCCCTATCCACGTGATCCCCTCCCCTTTCCATCGATCACCATTGCCAGCCGCAACGATCCCTTCGGCGAATATGCCCATGCCGAAGATATAGCCAACGCCTGGGGCTCGATGTTGATCGACGCGGGAGAGTCCGGCCATCTCAATGCGGATTCCGGGCATGGACCCTGGCCCGAAGGAACGATGGTGTTCGCCCAGTTCCTGAGCCGCCTGTAG
- a CDS encoding putative bifunctional diguanylate cyclase/phosphodiesterase, translated as MRNGATVTKDHPIDGISLTLSVLAWPSAWLTPEGNLQHPNPPMERWLAETGISADDLFVFLDLDGATALRLAIARLMASGEPVRTELRLTGKRTHHVIASLSLRSADSGSRTILLQFADITQLKDELEDLAIRESRWNHALVSSASGVWDQRSTGDYYYSDTWRRIRGMEPEDPIPPTTEAWLESVHPHDRDHVVHCIERQNAGDPDYLTFQYRERHRDGHYIWIECRGACIETDSEGRALRITGTDTDVTARKAQEEWQEGLSRRLRLALDISRIGVFETDFDSGTSVWDDAMRRIFEADSQDDIRIGEFWESKLHPDDRERVLAHVSGRIEARETFTDDYRIIAKDGSVRYIRANSLPYVDHDGRLKMIGVNWDVTEDRRLREELEQQKALAEARNVELERTRLAAEQSALHDYLTGLPNRRFLESEIDAWRAAPELDRNGIAVLHIDLDRFKQINDTLGHSAGDAMLKHAAQTLRDNIRPGDFAARIGGDEFVLLVEFDGSCDPLADIASRIIEAMRQPISFNGHECRFGASIGIAYSSDRLADPRQLLQNADIALYNAKNLGRNRFEFYKPSSRSTLVDAHRLSDELLRGLERDEIIPFYQLQFDARTREIAGAECLARWRHPVHGILGPDRFLAVAEDCGALAQIDRIILEKSLQDVARWNALGLHLPKISVNVSARRLNDPDLALGLSKLDIKPGTVSFELLESVFLDRQDEVVRANLATLRRLAIGIEIDDFGTGHASIVGLLNLKPGTLKIDRQLIEHLPESQEQRVLVMSIIQIARSLKIKVVAEGVETEEHARILKRLGCDVLQGYGLARPTDFSETTRRLQAQRKSAQTG; from the coding sequence TTGCGTAACGGCGCTACAGTAACAAAAGACCACCCAATCGACGGGATCAGCCTGACGCTCTCTGTCCTTGCTTGGCCCTCTGCCTGGCTTACCCCCGAAGGCAATCTCCAGCACCCCAACCCGCCTATGGAGAGGTGGCTCGCCGAGACGGGCATCAGCGCGGACGATCTTTTCGTCTTTCTGGATCTCGACGGCGCGACCGCCCTGCGTCTGGCCATTGCCAGACTCATGGCCTCGGGCGAGCCGGTCCGCACCGAACTCCGGCTCACAGGAAAGCGAACCCACCACGTCATCGCCTCTCTCTCGCTGCGATCAGCCGATTCCGGGTCGCGCACCATCCTCCTGCAGTTCGCCGACATCACGCAGCTGAAGGATGAGCTGGAAGACCTCGCCATCCGCGAGAGCCGGTGGAACCACGCACTCGTCTCCTCCGCTTCCGGAGTTTGGGATCAGCGCAGCACCGGCGACTACTACTATTCGGACACCTGGCGCCGTATCCGCGGCATGGAACCTGAAGACCCTATACCGCCGACCACGGAAGCGTGGCTTGAATCCGTCCACCCTCACGATCGGGATCACGTCGTACACTGCATCGAAAGACAAAATGCAGGTGATCCCGATTATCTCACCTTCCAGTACCGAGAACGCCATCGCGACGGCCACTACATCTGGATCGAATGCCGCGGCGCCTGCATTGAAACCGACAGTGAGGGCCGCGCGCTCCGCATCACCGGGACAGACACCGACGTAACAGCCCGCAAGGCGCAGGAGGAGTGGCAGGAAGGCCTCTCGCGGCGCCTGCGGCTGGCGCTGGACATCTCCCGAATCGGCGTTTTCGAGACCGATTTCGATTCCGGCACAAGCGTCTGGGACGATGCTATGCGCCGCATCTTCGAAGCGGACTCGCAGGACGACATTCGAATTGGCGAATTTTGGGAAAGCAAGCTTCATCCCGATGACCGCGAGCGCGTCCTCGCGCATGTGTCCGGTCGCATCGAGGCTCGGGAAACGTTCACCGACGATTACCGCATCATCGCCAAGGACGGCAGCGTTCGCTACATCCGTGCAAACAGCCTGCCCTACGTCGATCATGACGGCCGGCTGAAGATGATCGGCGTGAACTGGGACGTGACCGAAGACAGACGCCTTCGCGAGGAACTCGAGCAGCAGAAGGCGCTCGCCGAAGCTCGCAATGTCGAACTGGAACGGACGCGTCTGGCAGCCGAACAATCGGCCCTGCATGATTACCTCACCGGCCTGCCCAATCGCAGGTTCCTAGAAAGCGAGATCGACGCCTGGCGTGCCGCCCCCGAACTCGACCGCAACGGCATCGCCGTTCTCCACATTGATCTCGATCGCTTCAAGCAGATCAACGACACGCTCGGCCACAGCGCCGGCGATGCCATGCTCAAACATGCCGCACAGACGCTCCGAGACAATATCCGACCGGGCGATTTTGCAGCACGCATCGGCGGCGATGAATTCGTGCTCTTGGTCGAATTCGACGGGTCCTGCGATCCACTCGCCGATATCGCCAGCCGCATCATCGAGGCCATGCGTCAGCCGATCTCCTTCAACGGCCACGAATGCCGATTCGGCGCCAGCATCGGCATCGCCTATTCCAGCGACCGTCTGGCCGACCCGCGCCAACTGCTGCAGAATGCTGATATCGCGCTTTACAATGCCAAGAACCTTGGGCGAAATCGCTTCGAATTCTACAAGCCATCGAGCCGCAGCACCCTGGTCGACGCCCATCGCTTGTCCGATGAATTGCTCCGCGGCCTGGAGCGCGACGAGATCATTCCATTTTACCAGTTGCAGTTCGACGCCCGTACCCGGGAAATTGCAGGCGCCGAATGTCTGGCGCGCTGGCGCCATCCCGTCCACGGCATACTGGGACCGGACCGTTTTCTCGCCGTCGCAGAGGATTGCGGCGCCCTCGCCCAGATCGACCGGATCATCCTTGAAAAATCGCTTCAAGACGTGGCGCGCTGGAATGCACTCGGCCTGCACCTGCCGAAGATCTCCGTCAACGTCTCGGCACGTCGGCTGAACGATCCGGATCTGGCGCTGGGCCTGTCGAAACTCGACATCAAGCCGGGCACGGTGTCCTTCGAGCTGCTGGAAAGCGTCTTCCTAGATCGCCAGGACGAAGTGGTGCGCGCAAACCTTGCGACGCTACGCCGATTGGCCATCGGCATTGAGATAGATGATTTTGGTACCGGCCATGCCTCAATCGTCGGGCTCTTGAACCTGAAACCGGGGACGCTGAAGATTGACCGCCAACTGATCGAGCACTTGCCGGAAAGCCAGGAGCAGCGGGTGTTGGTGATGTCGATCATTCAGATCGCCCGGTCACTGAAGATCAAGGTCGTGGCAGAGGGCGTGGAGACGGAGGAGCATGCGCGCATCCTCAAGCGTCTCGGCTGCGACGTTTTGCAAGGCTATGGGCTCGCCCGACCGACGGATTTTTCCGAGACGACCCGACGATTGCAGGCGCAAAGAAAATCCGCCCAGACCGGTTAG
- a CDS encoding DUF1476 domain-containing protein, translating to MSGMSDREKAFENKFAHDQELRFKAEARRNKLIGLWAAGLLAKADADAYAKEVVASDFEEAGDEDVIRKLKADLSAGGVSITDEELRAKMVEFLGQAIEQIQNS from the coding sequence ATGAGCGGCATGAGTGATCGCGAAAAGGCGTTCGAAAACAAGTTCGCACATGATCAGGAGCTTCGCTTCAAGGCGGAAGCGCGTCGCAACAAGCTGATCGGGCTCTGGGCCGCCGGCCTGCTCGCCAAGGCGGATGCGGATGCCTATGCAAAGGAAGTGGTCGCTTCGGATTTCGAAGAAGCCGGTGATGAGGACGTCATCCGTAAGTTGAAGGCCGATCTTTCGGCCGGCGGCGTCTCGATCACCGACGAAGAACTGCGGGCTAAGATGGTCGAGTTTCTCGGCCAGGCGATCGAACAGATTCAGAATTCCTGA